Below is a genomic region from Apodemus sylvaticus chromosome 14, mApoSyl1.1, whole genome shotgun sequence.
TAGCCTTTCCATTCAGCAAAACAGAGTTTACCATGGTTCCCAGTTTTAAGGTGTTTTTTCTAAACTGTACATctttactaagaaaaaaaattaatcaaaatttagcggttgtggggtgggggtgggggacaaagAAGGTAGGAGCACAGTCAGGGTCAGCGTTCATATGTGTACCTGGAGCCACGCTACCCAGCACTGGACATGACCAGTGACCATCAATCCAACTAAAGCACCTACACctgtaaaattaaatttgtttcattaaaaaaaaatgatcaagaAGATGCCACACAATCTGTCTCCTCCCATTCAGGACATGAAGGTTTGACCCTGGGAGTCCTAGGGATCTGCTGTTTGCTTCTAGAGTCCTCCCCTCGCACCTCTGTCCACACTCTTCATCTTCAATAGGATACAGGAGCTATAACTGGGGATATGTACCTTACCGTGAGCCTGTGTCATAGGGTGTCAAAGCACTTGAGTATTTTAGGTGCAGTTATCTGCTGCTATTCGCCAAATCTGACCTGGTAAGAGGCCCAGTAGGAAATTTGGACATATATTTTAGAGCTACATTTagacacttaaaaaataaaagctgttgGGGTTGTAGAGATGACGAAACACTTAAGCTCACTTACTGTCTTTCCAGAGGACAGGTCCAGTTCACAAATCCAACTTGGTAGCTGACAACCATCTCCAGTCCCCATGCGTCTGaggcccttttctggcctccaaggcagttgcatgcatgtggtgcaatGTATACCCCTGGTAGGTTTCAATCTTAAATGACCTTGAGGTGAACTGGATCTATACCTTAtctttatttgtatatttcaacaaagaagataaaaatcaacCTAAGTTGGCACATAAAACTATTTATGGAATAAACATCTGACTTTGGGAGACCAACTGTCTGTTGCGATCTATAATCCTTTCAGGGCCTCCAGTTAAAACCATGCCAGAAAACAAAATGACTAGTATGGAACTTTGCTCAAAGACAGGGCACCCAGGCTTCTTGATGAACTCAGCGTTACGGTAAATGTGCATGTTGTGATGAGCTGACATTCATAAAGAGATCTAACAAGGACTATAGAAAAAACAAGCCTGTTATATGAGTTTTGGCTTGTGTGTCGATGATCATACATGGGTACCTATGATGTGTCTGGAAATCTAAAATGTTTAAACAGGTAATGCTAGTATGAGAAGGATGAGAAAGGGAAGGCCACAGGTGAGATGCTCAGGTCCCACATACATGTGACAGACCTGGACACATACATGTAACATTAACCTGTCTCTGTGGCTGTCTCCTGTTTTTATTCCTAGATCTAAGGCCCAATCCTACTACAGCAACAGTtcttggaaaataaataaatatgaataccAACTAAATTACTTCTTTTAGAATGTCAAAATGAATCTGTTCCAGTGGGATATCCAGGAAACCTCAAATATGGTCCTCCTTTTCACTGTAGTACTACAAAGACCTGGTTAAGCCATAATCAgagaggcagaaaccagaagacaGTGCATCTGTTCAATTTAAaactactgaatttttaaaaacctgttatGCAAAATAGACAATATAATGGGTTAATAGCCTGCCTAAATAGAATATGAACAGTAAAAAGCAATAAAGTGGAGTTACAGGGGGAAAATAACCTATTATTAAGCAAAAATATTGTGTGACACTTCAATAATGTATATTTACTTTGGGACTTACATGAACTTGCGTTGGTGGTTATTAGCAAGTTTTAAACTTTGATATCTCAAGTCCAATTTACTAATTAAAGCTTCTAAAAGATTTGCTTTAGGATAGACATGTATCCCAGCACTAACTATGGTAAGATACTTGGAAAGTAAAATCGTATATATTCACTTTGGACCTGGTAACCTGACAGGAAAGTATTGAGATTCTTCCCAACATTATTTTCCGCAGCAGGAATAAGCAAACAAGGAGTTTGCAGTCTAAACTCTGGTTGGGCCATATTTCTAAAACCTTGTGAAGAAGGTGAAAGAAATGACTGTTTTGCAAGGGATAGTATACGCTGCTTGACCACCTGTAATTTTGTACCCTGTAGATTCTTTTTATACTTGTTAACCGACCATATTGTAATTTGGAAATAAGCTGTCACTGTCCTGTTTGTACCTGAAAATAAGAAAAGTTCTATAATGTGGACAAGAACAAAGTGCTATTAGTCTCGGACCTTCAGGTCTccacagaagaaacagaagacaacACAAAGGAACTTCGAAAACACGGCACCGCCATCTCACTGCCCCAACACGAAACAAAGCGACGCGATCGTGCTGGTCTCTCCAAAGAaacttaatttacattttaaacacgtttaaaaaaaaaaaaactatacttgTCATTTCTGTGACACTAACTCGAAGAAAATAATAGCGGCAAGTTGTCCGTAGGTGGAACATGGTTCCGGGAACCTGGAGGTGGGAAGGTTACCGCCGCCAGATGAACTGCATTAGCAATTTCCAGATATGAGAAATAACTAGAAGGAAAATGGCCGAGGCAGGGAAATGGCTTAACTGAAATTCTACAACACTTTGTTCTGGGAACATGCTTTGTGTACAGCAAGTCAGGTTCACACCGGAAGACGACACGAGTAACGTTCGTCTGTGAAATGTCTCCGGGCTTAAGAGATTGTCACAAAGCAGCCGTTTAGAGACTGATTCTTTAAGGGGGCGGAATTACTTATTTAGCAATCAAAAATCGCACTGCAAGGATCAGCCAATCGTCAATCCCTAGATGCACTTCCGCAAATACCGACGGAAGCCTGGGAGCTGCTGGCAAAGATCCAATCAGAGCGACGCACTTCCAGCATAAATAGCTGCGGCACTGTCGCTCTTCTACCGTTTTTTCCTGACCAGCCATGGCTCGTACCAAGCAGACGGCCCGCAAGTCCACCGGCGGCAAGGCCCCGCGCAAGCAGCTGGCCACCAAGGCCGCCCGTAAGAGCGCCCCGGCCACGGGCGGCGTGAAGAAGCCCCACCGCTACCGGCCCGGCACCGTGGCGCTGCGCGAGATCCGGCGCTACCAGAAGTCGACCGAGCTGCTGATCCGCAAGCTGCCGTTCCAGCGCCTGGTGCGCGAGATCGCGCAGGACTTCAAGACCGACCTGCGCTTCCAGAGCTCGGCCGTCATGGCCCTGCAGGAGGCGAGCGAGGCCTACCTGGTGGGTCTGTTTGAGGACACCAACCTGTGCGCCATCCACGCCAAGCGTGTCACCATCATGCCCAAGGACATCCAGCTGGCCCGCCGCATCCGCGGGGAGAGGGCTTAATTAAGCACGCTTTCTACATTGGCACTCAACGAAAGCTAAAAAAAGGCTCTTTTAAGAGCCACTTCCATTATCTACCAAAGATGCTGTAATACAAGCCTGCGGGGTCTGTACCAGGGTTCCCTATCCCTAGTTACTGTACTTTGTGACAAGTACCAACAGCCGAGCTACCATTCAGAATCTGCTTTCAACTAAAATTGCGGTAGGCATTTGAGTCAGACACACTTAATCATGCGCTTTTATTTTAGTTCCTTGGGATTGTGGTTTTACAATGTACCACAGTTATAACTGAGTAATGATAGAGGTTAAAAGCGACGTGGTCATATGAGTTTATTCCTCTCTTCCACCCCTCGGAGACCCCACTCTGCCCTTGACTGGCAGAGGGGCAGGCAGGGTCTAGATAGTAAGATCAGTTTAAGCTAGGACTGCACAGTGAGACTGACCTGAGGGAAGGGGGGGAAAGATTATCCCGTTAAGGAGATAATATCTCCCAGGTCTTTAACACATCTTTAGGATAATAGGCTTTAATGGGGGAAGAGGGAGTTGGAGTCTTCTAACAAAGTGATGAATAAGAAATGTTCTAAACTATAAGCAAAATTAGAATGCCATGTTTCTAGCCAAGGCCAAAGTTAGAACAGTTTCATTCCCTGGCAAAGAGGAGATAGATTTCTCCCAATAAGATTTAAAGAAACCCTgatacctccctcctttttccccccCATATAATAAGGTGAAGTTGGACTCAGAAGTTGAACCTGTCAGGGATAATGCCAGACTTCAATTGTTTCTAAACCTAAGGCCGAACTTGACAACCAATAAAAATGATAGTTGATGCTCAAATGCTTTAGAATGAATCATGAAATAATTCAATTAAGACCACAAGTGAATCTTGTAATATACATGTGCCTTTttcaaaaattgtattttaaagaattatttacttattatatgtaagcacaatgtagatgtcttcagacacaccagaagagggcatcagatctcattacagatggttgtgagccaccatctagttgctgggattagaactcaggacctctgtaagagcagtctgTGCACCTGaccactgaactatctcaccagccctataTGTACCTTTTTAAAACCCCAAACAACTCATAacataataacattttaaagtatCTCTAATACTACACAATTcagttaattttgttgttgttgttgttttgttttgtttttagatttgttttttccgagacagggtttctctgtatagtcctggctgtcctggaactcactctgtagaccaggctggccttaaactcagaaatcagcctgcctctgcctcccagagggctgggattacaggcgtgcaccaccactgcccggcttcagttattttttattgataatttattactttatttccaacatgtaataatgtaaaaaatgtatctttaaaagtTCAGGCTttctggctagagagatggctcagggcttaagaATAAATGCTAGTACAGAGGTCAAGTTCAAttccccacaaccacatggtggctcaaccttctgtagtgggatccgatgccctcttctggtgtgtctgaagaaagctacagtgtactcatatgcataaaataaataaacatatttttattacaaaGTCCAGATGTTCACTCTACCGGCTGAAAttctcatttgaaaaaaaataaaaacactgacaTTGTAAGCGCTTccaattttaagtattttctccCACATTGAAATTTATGAA
It encodes:
- the LOC127664470 gene encoding histone H3-like, which encodes MARTKQTARKSTGGKAPRKQLATKAARKSAPATGGVKKPHRYRPGTVALREIRRYQKSTELLIRKLPFQRLVREIAQDFKTDLRFQSSAVMALQEASEAYLVGLFEDTNLAILVTMSGRGKGGKGLGKGGAKRHRKVLRDNIQGITKPAIRRLARRGGVKRISGLIYEETRGVLKVFLENVIRDAVTYTEHAKRKTVTAMDVVYALKRQGRTLYGFGG